In the genome of Gordonia rubripertincta, one region contains:
- a CDS encoding MurR/RpiR family transcriptional regulator, protein MAQGAPLEGTVAQRIRQVRGSLAPGELRVVAALTDGYPTAGLVPIAQLAAEAQVSAPTALRLVSKLGFPGYGAFQESLRAEVQTRLFSPVTVYPTDDTGAGRAGPADDADLADALTLYTAGVRATVNNLSRTDLAGAVEALADTDRRVMLLGGRFTSVLAAELHQYLRMLRPGVILVQPNSADRMAAMTDVDDKTVAVLFDYRRYQQTTIEWGLTAVDRGADLILVTDVYLSPLASHATSVLTTSHTGPGPFDSMAHGFILAELLVSLVTKELGEPARDRLADFEELQLAEERERRLPRKG, encoded by the coding sequence ATGGCTCAGGGTGCACCGCTCGAAGGGACCGTCGCGCAACGCATCCGTCAGGTACGCGGATCGCTGGCTCCCGGTGAACTACGGGTGGTCGCCGCCCTCACCGACGGCTATCCCACCGCAGGTCTCGTTCCCATCGCACAGCTCGCGGCCGAGGCGCAGGTGTCGGCGCCGACGGCCTTGCGCCTGGTGAGCAAACTCGGGTTCCCCGGATACGGGGCGTTCCAGGAGTCCCTGCGGGCGGAGGTCCAGACGCGGTTGTTCTCGCCGGTCACCGTGTACCCGACCGACGACACCGGAGCGGGCCGGGCAGGGCCGGCCGATGACGCCGATCTCGCCGATGCGCTGACCCTGTACACCGCGGGGGTCCGCGCGACCGTCAACAACCTGTCGCGCACCGATCTGGCCGGCGCTGTCGAGGCACTCGCCGACACCGATCGCCGGGTGATGCTCCTGGGTGGCCGCTTCACCTCGGTCCTGGCCGCCGAATTGCACCAGTACCTCCGTATGCTGCGCCCGGGTGTGATTCTCGTCCAGCCGAACTCGGCCGACCGCATGGCCGCGATGACCGATGTCGACGACAAGACCGTCGCAGTCCTGTTCGATTACCGGCGGTATCAACAGACCACCATCGAGTGGGGTCTGACGGCGGTGGATCGTGGCGCCGACCTGATCCTCGTCACCGACGTCTATCTGTCCCCGCTCGCCTCCCACGCCACTTCGGTCCTCACGACCAGTCACACGGGGCCGGGTCCCTTCGACTCGATGGCCCACGGATTCATTCTCGCCGAACTGCTCGTGTCGCTGGTGACCAAGGAACTCGGTGAACCGGCCCGTGACCGGCTCGCCGACTTCGAAGAATTGCAGCTCGCCGAAGAACGGGAGCGCCGCCTCCCCCGGAAGGGTTGA
- a CDS encoding aromatic ring-hydroxylating oxygenase subunit alpha, which produces MTLQNSPSHAPTTTWDAPQTTAPLDDRWSDLIQHDRVHRTLYVDPAVFDEEMVKVFGGESWVYLAHESQVPDPNSFLSVRMGLRPVIVTRDRKGGLHAVFNRCAHRAATVCREESGTAKSFQCPYHGWTFRNTGELVGTPWPQGYGELDRERFGLTVVSKVESYRGFIFGTMNADAPPVDEWLGHARSWLDYWIDRSPTSEVVVKSAAYRMGYRGNWKLAFDNAGDGYHPAFSHRSLLEMASRMGDSKDMSYFGKTPDDGPMKVYSLGNGHSVIDQRPVYEGQGSFWANQRPQPGRERFEEQVRADHGDDADRLLDLAIGAQINLSIFPNLLIIGNQIQVVEPLAVDRTQLTWHATSIGGVPDEINTMRMRSQEDFPAFGEPDDQANFEEAQRGLAAPEAEWVFMNRGLDTGWQTVEHDGVIRSAVTDEIHMRGYYEEWQRRMRGANR; this is translated from the coding sequence ATGACCTTGCAGAACAGCCCGTCGCACGCACCCACCACCACGTGGGACGCACCGCAGACGACCGCCCCCCTCGATGACCGATGGTCCGATCTCATCCAGCACGATCGCGTACACCGCACTCTCTACGTCGATCCCGCGGTCTTCGACGAGGAGATGGTGAAGGTCTTCGGCGGTGAGTCCTGGGTGTACCTCGCCCATGAATCCCAGGTACCCGATCCCAACTCGTTCCTTTCGGTCCGGATGGGGTTGCGCCCGGTGATCGTCACCCGCGATCGCAAGGGCGGACTACATGCGGTTTTCAACCGGTGCGCCCACCGCGCGGCGACGGTGTGTCGCGAGGAGTCGGGCACCGCCAAGAGTTTCCAGTGCCCGTACCACGGCTGGACGTTCCGCAACACCGGCGAACTGGTCGGCACACCGTGGCCTCAGGGATACGGCGAGCTCGACCGAGAACGGTTCGGTCTCACCGTCGTCTCGAAGGTCGAGAGCTACCGCGGGTTCATCTTCGGCACGATGAACGCCGACGCACCCCCGGTCGACGAGTGGCTCGGACACGCACGCTCCTGGCTCGACTACTGGATCGACCGTTCCCCCACCAGCGAGGTCGTCGTGAAGTCCGCGGCCTACCGCATGGGTTACCGCGGTAACTGGAAGCTGGCCTTCGACAACGCGGGTGACGGTTACCATCCCGCGTTCTCCCACCGGTCCTTGCTCGAGATGGCCTCGCGCATGGGTGATTCCAAGGACATGTCGTATTTCGGCAAGACTCCCGACGACGGCCCGATGAAGGTGTACTCGTTGGGCAACGGCCACAGCGTCATCGACCAGCGACCCGTGTACGAAGGGCAGGGCAGCTTCTGGGCCAACCAACGTCCACAGCCCGGACGCGAACGATTCGAGGAGCAGGTGCGCGCCGACCACGGCGACGATGCCGATCGTCTCCTCGACCTCGCCATCGGCGCGCAAATCAATCTGAGCATCTTCCCAAATCTCCTGATCATCGGGAATCAGATCCAGGTCGTCGAGCCCCTCGCCGTCGACCGCACACAGCTCACCTGGCACGCCACCTCCATCGGCGGCGTTCCCGACGAGATCAACACGATGCGCATGCGTTCCCAGGAAGACTTCCCTGCATTCGGGGAGCCAGACGACCAGGCCAATTTCGAAGAGGCGCAACGCGGTCTGGCCGCTCCCGAAGCGGAGTGGGTCTTCATGAACCGTGGCCTCGACACCGGCTGGCAGACCGTCGAACACGACGGTGTGATCCGCAGCGCCGTCACCGACGAGATCCACATGCGCGGCTACTACGAGGAGTGGCAGCGCCGGATGCGAGGAGCGAACCGATGA